In Rhodospirillum rubrum ATCC 11170, a genomic segment contains:
- the cas1e gene encoding type I-E CRISPR-associated endonuclease Cas1e, protein MLSGRLGLEKARIPHADRHGLVWLDRGRLEVEDGCLRFVTAGGGELAAGDYQIPHQAVSIILLGPGSSVTHDALRLLARHGCALAAIGQGAVRFYTAPPLMPDSSALARAQVTLWADPKTRMEVARAMYAMRFGEIVRTRDIEVLRGQEGARIKRSYQLAAERYGIPWRGRSYDRADPEAGDEANQAINHAATAMTAAASVAVAAVGAIPQLGFVHEDSGQSFVLDIADLYRHDITLDIAFGAVKEAEKSGDPLERLTRQRAAKLFRQRGVIPSMIDRIKTLLGLGAETEEIA, encoded by the coding sequence ATGCTGAGCGGAAGGCTGGGACTTGAAAAAGCGCGCATTCCCCATGCCGACCGCCATGGGCTGGTCTGGCTTGATCGCGGCCGTCTGGAGGTCGAAGACGGCTGTCTGCGCTTTGTGACCGCCGGTGGCGGTGAACTGGCGGCGGGGGATTATCAGATCCCCCATCAGGCGGTATCGATCATCCTGCTGGGGCCGGGGTCAAGCGTTACCCATGATGCGCTGCGGCTGCTGGCCCGCCATGGCTGCGCCTTGGCCGCCATTGGCCAGGGGGCCGTACGGTTTTATACCGCGCCGCCCCTGATGCCCGACAGTTCCGCCCTGGCGCGGGCGCAGGTAACGCTTTGGGCCGATCCGAAGACCCGCATGGAGGTGGCGCGCGCCATGTATGCCATGCGCTTTGGCGAGATCGTGCGAACGCGCGACATCGAGGTTCTGCGCGGGCAGGAAGGCGCCCGCATCAAGCGAAGCTACCAGCTGGCGGCGGAACGCTATGGCATACCCTGGCGGGGGCGAAGCTATGATCGGGCCGATCCCGAGGCCGGGGATGAGGCCAATCAGGCGATCAACCACGCCGCAACGGCCATGACCGCCGCCGCCTCGGTCGCCGTGGCGGCGGTGGGGGCGATCCCCCAACTGGGGTTCGTCCACGAGGATTCCGGCCAGTCCTTCGTTCTCGATATCGCCGATCTTTATCGCCACGATATCACCCTGGATATCGCCTTTGGCGCCGTTAAGGAGGCGGAAAAATCCGGTGATCCCCTTGAGCGACTCACCCGCCAGCGGGCGGCCAAGCTGTTTCGCCAACGCGGCGTTATTCCCTCGATGATCGACAGGATCAAAACGCTTCTGGGTCTTGGGGCCGAGACCGAGGAGATCGCTTGA
- a CDS encoding TraK family protein, whose product MEISTIMALKGKLTGAGRVAFLAQLEKFREHVNAGWPLTVIYENYGGASTGLSYSQFARYVGKHIRPPSKRGIQGSNVRDEMPPPAPAIPAQDQSPSPVPKISKAPKKENGFQHNPNSGNERDDLI is encoded by the coding sequence GTGGAGATTTCGACGATCATGGCACTAAAAGGGAAGCTGACGGGCGCGGGACGCGTCGCGTTCTTGGCGCAACTCGAAAAATTCCGGGAGCATGTGAACGCTGGCTGGCCGTTGACGGTTATTTACGAAAACTATGGCGGAGCGAGCACCGGATTAAGCTACAGCCAATTCGCCCGATACGTTGGCAAGCATATCCGTCCTCCCAGCAAGCGAGGCATTCAAGGCTCGAATGTTCGAGATGAGATGCCCCCGCCAGCACCGGCAATACCGGCACAAGATCAGTCGCCATCCCCGGTGCCGAAGATCTCGAAAGCACCAAAAAAAGAAAACGGTTTTCAGCACAATCCCAACAGCGGAAACGAACGAGACGACCTTATCTGA
- the guaA gene encoding glutamine-hydrolyzing GMP synthase encodes MTDRTSVSATDRILIIDFGSQVTQLIARRVRESGVYSEIQPFNTVTAASIAAFAPKGVILSGGPASVTAADTPRAPIELFTMGLPVLGICYGQQTMVAQLGGRVEAPDHREFGRAFVEVTAGCALFDGVWTPGERDQVWMSHGDRVDAIPEGFSVVAVSEGAPYAAIADEARHFYGVQFHPEVVHTPKGAALLRNFTHGICGCGGDWTMAAFKDQAIARVREQVGSGRVICGLSGGVDSSVVAALIHEAIGEQLVCVLVDHGMMRQGETEQVVRVFRDRFNITLVHRDASELFLGKLDGVVDPEAKRKIIGATFIDVFDEEARKVGGADFLAQGTLYPDVIESVSFTGGPSVTIKSHHNVGGLPERMKMALVEPLRELFKDEVRDLGRELGLPDEMVGRHPFPGPGLAIRIPGQPLTREKLDILRRADAIYLEEIRNAGLYDVIWQAFAVLLPVRTVGVMGDARSYDFALALRAVTSTDGMTADYYPFDHTFLGRVANRIINEVKGVNRVVYDITSKPPGTIEWE; translated from the coding sequence ATGACCGACCGCACTTCCGTTTCCGCCACCGACCGCATCCTGATTATCGATTTCGGCTCGCAGGTCACCCAGTTGATCGCCCGGCGGGTTCGCGAAAGCGGCGTCTATAGCGAGATCCAGCCCTTCAATACGGTGACGGCGGCGTCGATCGCGGCTTTCGCGCCCAAGGGCGTGATCTTGTCGGGCGGACCGGCCTCGGTGACGGCGGCCGATACGCCGCGCGCGCCGATCGAGCTGTTCACCATGGGTCTGCCGGTTCTGGGGATCTGCTATGGCCAGCAGACCATGGTCGCCCAATTGGGCGGCCGGGTGGAGGCCCCCGATCACCGCGAGTTCGGCCGCGCCTTCGTCGAGGTCACCGCCGGCTGCGCGCTGTTTGACGGCGTGTGGACGCCGGGCGAGCGTGATCAGGTGTGGATGAGCCACGGCGACCGCGTTGACGCCATCCCCGAAGGGTTTTCGGTGGTGGCGGTCAGCGAGGGCGCGCCCTATGCCGCCATCGCCGATGAGGCCCGCCATTTCTATGGCGTGCAGTTCCACCCCGAGGTGGTTCACACCCCCAAGGGCGCGGCGCTGTTGCGCAATTTCACCCATGGCATCTGCGGCTGTGGCGGCGATTGGACGATGGCCGCCTTCAAGGATCAGGCGATCGCCCGGGTGCGCGAGCAGGTGGGGAGCGGCCGGGTGATCTGCGGGTTGTCGGGCGGCGTCGACAGCTCGGTGGTGGCGGCGCTGATCCACGAGGCGATCGGCGAGCAGCTGGTCTGCGTGCTGGTCGATCACGGCATGATGCGCCAGGGCGAGACCGAGCAGGTGGTGCGCGTTTTCCGCGACCGCTTCAACATCACCCTGGTTCATCGCGACGCCAGCGAGTTGTTCCTGGGCAAGCTTGACGGCGTGGTCGACCCCGAGGCCAAGCGCAAGATCATCGGCGCCACCTTCATTGATGTCTTCGACGAGGAGGCGCGCAAGGTGGGCGGCGCCGATTTCCTGGCCCAGGGCACGCTCTATCCCGATGTGATCGAAAGCGTGTCGTTCACCGGCGGCCCGAGCGTGACGATCAAAAGCCACCATAATGTCGGCGGCCTGCCCGAGCGCATGAAGATGGCGCTGGTCGAACCCCTGCGCGAGCTGTTCAAGGACGAGGTGCGCGATCTGGGGCGCGAATTGGGCCTGCCCGACGAGATGGTCGGCCGCCACCCCTTCCCCGGCCCCGGCCTGGCCATCCGCATTCCCGGCCAGCCGCTGACCCGCGAGAAGCTTGATATCCTGCGCCGGGCCGACGCCATCTATCTGGAAGAGATCCGCAACGCCGGGCTTTACGACGTCATCTGGCAGGCCTTCGCCGTGCTGCTGCCGGTGCGCACCGTTGGGGTGATGGGCGACGCCCGCTCCTATGACTTCGCCCTGGCCCTGCGCGCCGTCACCTCGACCGACGGCATGACCGCCGACTACTACCCCTTCGACCACACCTTCCTCGGCCGCGTCGCCAACCGCATCATCAACGAGGTCAAAGGCGTCAACCGCGTGGTCTACGACATCACCAGCAAGCCGCCCGGGACGATCGAGTGGGAATGA
- a CDS encoding plasmid mobilization protein, with product MEQSTKSQSAKRDRTMRFRATEEEAREIEQRAASTGMGVSGYVRAAALNHPVRSVYDLKAVAELGRINGDLGRVAGLLKLWLAERRGHGAPATDVERMMGEFRTLQTDLSRMMRQALK from the coding sequence ATGGAACAAAGCACCAAAAGTCAGTCGGCGAAGCGCGACCGAACAATGCGTTTTCGGGCGACGGAGGAAGAGGCGCGCGAGATCGAGCAGCGCGCCGCCAGCACTGGCATGGGCGTGTCGGGTTATGTGCGAGCAGCGGCGCTCAATCACCCGGTTCGGTCGGTCTATGATTTGAAAGCCGTCGCCGAGCTGGGCCGTATCAACGGCGATCTCGGCCGGGTCGCCGGCTTGCTGAAATTATGGCTTGCCGAACGGCGCGGACACGGCGCGCCGGCGACTGATGTGGAACGCATGATGGGTGAGTTTCGCACGTTGCAGACCGACCTATCGCGAATGATGCGGCAGGCGCTGAAATGA
- a CDS encoding TIGR00730 family Rossman fold protein: MSRLRSICVFCGSSPGSDPAYLAAARALGAAMGRAGLTLVFGAGNVGLMGATATAAIAEGGRVVGVIPEHLTRVETPHGELMELHVVESMHVRKRLMFERSDAICVLPGGLGTLDETFEILTWKQLGLHEKPVIFLNINGYWDPLLGLIDAIVAQGFARPSVRDLYTVVDGVEAIIPAARQGLPEGDLHPESPTSERF, translated from the coding sequence ATGTCGCGCCTGCGTTCGATCTGCGTTTTTTGCGGTTCCTCTCCCGGATCCGATCCCGCCTATCTCGCCGCCGCCCGCGCCCTGGGCGCGGCGATGGGACGCGCCGGGCTGACCCTGGTTTTCGGGGCGGGCAATGTCGGGCTGATGGGCGCCACCGCCACCGCCGCCATCGCCGAGGGCGGCCGGGTGGTCGGGGTCATCCCCGAGCATCTGACCCGGGTGGAAACGCCGCACGGCGAGCTGATGGAACTCCATGTGGTCGAGTCGATGCATGTGCGCAAGCGCTTGATGTTCGAGCGCTCCGACGCCATCTGCGTGCTGCCCGGCGGCCTGGGGACGCTCGACGAGACCTTCGAGATCCTGACCTGGAAGCAGTTGGGCCTGCATGAAAAGCCGGTGATTTTCTTGAATATCAACGGCTATTGGGACCCGCTGCTCGGCCTGATCGACGCCATCGTCGCCCAGGGCTTCGCCCGCCCCTCGGTGCGCGATCTCTATACGGTGGTCGACGGCGTCGAGGCGATCATCCCGGCGGCCCGTCAAGGCCTGCCCGAGGGCGATCTGCACCCGGAAAGCCCGACGTCCGAACGCTTTTAG
- a CDS encoding biliverdin-producing heme oxygenase, producing the protein MSPSVETAPPRFPTGSAVAVLREETRDRHEGLHRHPLLAPLVDGDVEAEAYGRLLGCFLAFHRAAERLVLAPADAAFQTFGLERAPRLALIEADLASLAAAGVRVSPEPDGAEAWLPDAPGLAEAVGVLYVLEGSRLGGQGLANTLSRSDDPRIAAATAFLGSRDRAVGPLWRAITAMIETIGADPADRQRVTAAAKATFDALRRWLDTALVAKRSSQG; encoded by the coding sequence ATGAGCCCGTCCGTCGAAACGGCGCCGCCTCGTTTCCCGACCGGGTCGGCGGTCGCCGTCCTGCGTGAGGAAACCCGCGACCGCCACGAGGGTCTGCACCGCCATCCGCTGTTGGCGCCTTTGGTCGACGGCGATGTCGAGGCCGAGGCCTATGGCCGGCTGCTCGGCTGTTTCCTGGCCTTCCACCGGGCGGCCGAGCGGCTGGTTCTCGCCCCCGCCGACGCCGCGTTCCAGACTTTCGGCCTGGAGCGCGCCCCGCGCCTCGCCCTGATCGAGGCCGATCTGGCCAGTTTGGCCGCGGCCGGCGTCAGGGTGTCGCCCGAACCCGACGGGGCCGAGGCCTGGTTGCCCGACGCCCCCGGGCTGGCCGAGGCGGTGGGGGTGCTTTACGTGCTGGAGGGCTCGCGCCTGGGCGGACAGGGGCTGGCGAACACGCTCTCGCGCTCGGATGATCCGCGCATCGCCGCGGCGACGGCGTTTCTCGGGTCGCGCGACCGCGCCGTCGGGCCGTTGTGGCGGGCGATCACGGCGATGATCGAAACCATTGGCGCCGATCCCGCCGATCGCCAGCGCGTGACCGCCGCCGCCAAGGCGACTTTCGACGCTTTGCGACGCTGGCTTGATACGGCGCTGGTTGCCAAGCGCTCGTCCCAGGGTTAA
- a CDS encoding plasmid pRiA4b ORF-3 family protein, translated as MTDQIVRIRITLDDMQPAIWRRVELPASNSLRTLHLAIQAVMLFENYHLFRFDVGEASYGIPLDDDWMGPPTRDAANIRLGKLIERGVTTFIYTYDFGDDWRHSVEIEGVFPAESETDYPRFVDGERRAPPEDVGGLPGFEEFLDAVAKPRHSARKSMLEWYGRPFDPADISPDEIHTRMAKLAKRRAQGKTAHAKSLST; from the coding sequence ATGACCGATCAGATCGTCCGTATCCGCATCACGCTCGACGACATGCAGCCGGCCATCTGGCGCCGGGTCGAACTGCCGGCCTCCAATAGCCTCAGGACCCTGCACCTAGCAATCCAGGCCGTCATGCTGTTCGAGAACTACCACCTGTTCCGCTTCGATGTCGGCGAGGCCAGCTATGGCATTCCGCTCGATGACGACTGGATGGGCCCGCCGACGCGTGATGCCGCTAACATCCGCCTCGGCAAGCTCATCGAGCGCGGCGTCACCACGTTTATCTACACCTATGACTTCGGTGACGACTGGCGACACAGCGTCGAGATCGAAGGCGTCTTCCCCGCCGAATCCGAGACTGACTATCCTCGGTTCGTCGATGGCGAGCGCCGCGCGCCGCCTGAAGATGTCGGTGGCCTTCCCGGCTTCGAAGAGTTTCTCGACGCCGTGGCGAAACCGCGCCATTCAGCTCGCAAATCCATGCTCGAATGGTACGGCCGACCTTTCGACCCCGCCGACATCAGCCCTGACGAAATCCACACCCGCATGGCCAAGCTCGCCAAGCGGCGCGCGCAAGGCAAGACCGCACACGCGAAATCCCTCAGCACCTGA
- the ald2 gene encoding bifunctional 5-methylthioribulose-1-phosphate/5-deoxyribulose-1-phosphate aldolase: protein MPGSRIALRHGLIDAARQVTTLGLNKGTAGNLSVRAGDGLLITPSGLQAADLRPNDIVFIDSEGEWRGPRKPSSEWRFHHDILAERPDVGAVVHTHAPFSTVLACLGRPIPAFHYMVAMAGGNDIRIGAYATFGTAELSRHALAAMEGRKACLLAHHGMIATGRTLKAAIKLAVEVEELAEQYWRCLQIAEPEILPADEMERVLEKFKTYGDNAQLPSPPA from the coding sequence ATGCCCGGATCGCGGATCGCCCTGCGTCATGGTTTGATCGATGCCGCCCGGCAGGTGACGACCCTCGGCCTCAACAAGGGAACGGCGGGCAATCTGTCGGTGCGGGCCGGAGATGGCCTGCTGATCACCCCCTCGGGTCTCCAGGCCGCCGATCTGCGGCCCAATGATATCGTTTTCATCGATAGCGAGGGGGAATGGCGCGGCCCGCGCAAGCCTTCAAGCGAATGGCGCTTTCACCATGACATCCTAGCCGAGCGCCCCGATGTCGGGGCGGTCGTCCATACCCATGCCCCCTTCAGCACCGTTCTCGCCTGTCTGGGGCGGCCGATCCCGGCTTTCCACTACATGGTGGCGATGGCCGGCGGCAACGACATCCGCATTGGCGCCTATGCCACCTTCGGAACCGCCGAGTTGTCGCGGCACGCCCTGGCGGCGATGGAGGGGCGCAAGGCCTGCCTGCTCGCCCATCACGGCATGATCGCCACCGGCCGCACCTTGAAAGCCGCCATCAAGCTGGCGGTCGAGGTCGAGGAACTGGCCGAACAATATTGGCGCTGCCTGCAGATCGCCGAACCCGAGATTCTCCCGGCCGACGAGATGGAGCGGGTGCTCGAAAAGTTCAAAACCTATGGGGATAACGCCCAGCTCCCCTCCCCGCCCGCCTGA
- a CDS encoding tyrosine-type recombinase/integrase, whose amino-acid sequence MLTDTKLRNLKPRDKLYKVNDRDGLYVAVTVSGSISFRYNYAIHGRQETITFGRYGVGGITLAEARERLGEAKKMIAAGKSPAKEKARDKARVKDAETFGAWAEKWLRGYQMAESTRDMRRSIYFRELKSKFGNQKLVEITHEDLRALTDAIVERGAPATAVHVREVVFQVYRWAIERGQKVENPAELVRPTTIARFEPRDRALTPDEIGLMYQYVERVGTAPSFRAAAKLLLLTMVRKSELTKATWSEVNFSEALWTIPKERMKRRNPHLVFLSRQALDIFIALKTFAGGSDYVLPSRYDSDAPMSSATLNQVLTLTYKLAQKEGKPLAKFGPHDLRRTASTLLHEAGYNTDWIEKCLAHEQRGVRAVYNKAEYRDQRVEMMQDWADMIDEWTQKCRAVSV is encoded by the coding sequence ATGCTGACCGACACCAAGCTGCGCAACCTCAAGCCGAGGGATAAGCTCTACAAGGTGAATGACCGCGATGGCCTCTATGTAGCCGTCACGGTCTCTGGCTCAATCTCGTTCCGCTACAACTACGCGATCCACGGCCGGCAGGAGACCATCACCTTCGGTCGCTACGGTGTTGGTGGCATCACCCTGGCGGAAGCCCGCGAGCGGTTGGGCGAGGCCAAGAAGATGATCGCGGCAGGGAAGTCTCCGGCCAAGGAAAAGGCGCGGGACAAGGCCCGCGTCAAGGATGCGGAGACATTCGGAGCCTGGGCGGAAAAGTGGCTGCGCGGCTACCAGATGGCCGAATCCACCCGCGACATGCGTCGCTCAATCTACTTTCGCGAGCTTAAGTCGAAATTCGGCAATCAGAAGCTGGTCGAGATCACCCACGAGGACTTGCGCGCACTGACCGATGCCATCGTGGAGCGCGGCGCGCCGGCAACGGCGGTGCACGTCCGCGAGGTGGTGTTTCAGGTCTATCGGTGGGCGATTGAGCGCGGCCAGAAGGTCGAGAATCCCGCGGAGCTGGTGCGCCCGACCACCATCGCCAGGTTCGAGCCGCGCGACCGCGCTCTGACACCGGATGAAATCGGTTTGATGTACCAATATGTCGAGCGCGTCGGAACAGCTCCGTCATTTCGGGCGGCGGCAAAGCTCTTGCTGCTGACGATGGTGCGCAAGAGCGAACTGACGAAAGCGACCTGGAGCGAGGTCAATTTCAGCGAGGCGCTTTGGACGATCCCGAAAGAGCGAATGAAGCGGCGCAACCCGCATCTGGTGTTCCTTTCCAGACAGGCGCTCGACATCTTCATCGCTCTCAAGACCTTCGCGGGCGGCTCGGATTATGTGCTGCCATCGCGTTACGATTCCGATGCCCCGATGAGTAGCGCCACGCTCAATCAGGTGCTGACGCTGACCTACAAACTGGCGCAAAAGGAAGGAAAGCCACTCGCCAAGTTTGGCCCGCATGACTTGCGGCGCACGGCAAGCACGCTGTTGCACGAGGCGGGTTACAATACCGATTGGATCGAGAAATGCCTTGCCCATGAGCAGCGTGGCGTGCGCGCGGTCTATAACAAGGCCGAGTACCGCGATCAGCGAGTGGAAATGATGCAGGATTGGGCGGACATGATCGACGAGTGGACGCAGAAATGCCGGGCCGTCAGCGTGTAG
- a CDS encoding helix-turn-helix transcriptional regulator has protein sequence MEIKTLINRKKLHAMIPLAERTIYNMEQRGEFPRRIALTSRSVAWDLAEIEEWIEARRSSGAQAARPGA, from the coding sequence ATGGAGATCAAGACACTCATCAACCGCAAGAAACTCCATGCCATGATCCCGCTGGCCGAGCGGACGATTTACAACATGGAGCAGCGCGGGGAGTTTCCCCGCCGCATCGCCCTCACAAGCCGGAGTGTCGCGTGGGATTTGGCCGAGATCGAAGAATGGATTGAGGCGCGCAGGTCGTCAGGCGCTCAAGCCGCGCGCCCCGGCGCCTGA
- a CDS encoding NADP-dependent isocitrate dehydrogenase, with product MSKITVKNPIVELDGDEMTRIIWQFIKEKLILPYLDVDLLYYDLGVEKRDETEDRITIEAANAIKKHHVGVKCATITPDEARVEEFGLKKMWKSPNGTIRNILDGTVFREPIICKNVPRLVPGWTQPIVIGRHAFGDQYKATDFIVPGAGTLTMSFKPEDGGPAQEYEVFKFPGAGVAMGMYNLDDSIRGFARACLNYGILRNWPVYLSTKNTILKAYDGRFKDLFQEVFDAEFAERFKAKGITYEHRLIDDMVACCMKWSGGFVWACKNYDGDVQSDTVAQGFGSLGLMTSVLMTPDGETVEAEAAHGTVTRHYRLHQKGKETSTNPIASIFAWTRGLKFRGEFDGTPDVVQFAEALERVCVETVEAGFMTKDLAILIGPDQPWLTTTQFLDKLDATLKAEMKS from the coding sequence ATGAGCAAGATCACGGTAAAGAATCCCATCGTCGAACTCGACGGCGATGAAATGACTCGTATCATTTGGCAGTTCATTAAAGAAAAGCTGATCCTTCCCTATCTCGACGTCGATCTTCTTTATTACGACCTGGGGGTCGAGAAGCGCGACGAGACCGAAGACCGCATCACCATCGAAGCCGCCAATGCCATCAAAAAGCATCATGTCGGCGTGAAATGCGCGACCATCACCCCCGACGAGGCCCGCGTCGAGGAGTTCGGCCTGAAGAAGATGTGGAAGTCGCCCAATGGCACCATCCGCAATATTCTCGATGGCACCGTCTTCCGCGAGCCGATCATCTGCAAGAACGTGCCGCGTCTGGTGCCCGGCTGGACCCAGCCCATCGTCATCGGCCGTCACGCCTTTGGCGACCAGTACAAGGCGACGGATTTCATCGTTCCCGGCGCCGGCACCCTGACGATGAGCTTCAAGCCCGAGGACGGCGGTCCGGCCCAGGAGTACGAGGTGTTCAAATTCCCGGGCGCCGGCGTGGCCATGGGCATGTACAACCTCGACGACTCGATCCGCGGCTTCGCCCGCGCCTGCCTGAACTACGGCATCCTGCGCAACTGGCCGGTCTATCTGTCGACCAAGAACACCATCCTCAAAGCCTATGACGGCCGCTTCAAGGATCTGTTCCAGGAGGTCTTCGACGCCGAATTCGCCGAGCGCTTCAAGGCCAAGGGCATCACCTATGAGCATCGCCTGATCGATGACATGGTCGCCTGCTGCATGAAGTGGTCGGGCGGCTTCGTCTGGGCTTGCAAGAACTATGACGGCGACGTGCAGTCCGACACCGTGGCCCAGGGCTTCGGCTCGCTTGGCCTGATGACCTCGGTGCTGATGACCCCCGATGGCGAGACGGTGGAGGCCGAGGCCGCCCACGGCACGGTGACCCGCCATTACCGCCTGCACCAGAAGGGCAAGGAGACCTCGACCAATCCCATCGCCTCGATCTTCGCCTGGACGCGCGGATTGAAGTTCCGCGGCGAGTTCGACGGCACCCCCGATGTGGTGCAATTCGCCGAGGCCCTGGAGCGGGTTTGCGTGGAAACCGTGGAAGCCGGCTTCATGACCAAGGATCTGGCGATCCTGATCGGGCCCGACCAGCCCTGGCTGACCACCACCCAGTTCCTTGACAAGCTCGACGCCACCTTGAAGGCGGAAATGAAGAGCTGA
- a CDS encoding replication initiator protein A has translation MARDGLAALLDQQRRASQVGRGERIGRERTSRLAPDRTAQGDFFVADILDAVPKGDMASMEHPLFALKAGDSRVRTYERNGFTVTVKPGHDGCATIHDKDLWIYCVSQMVEARNAGQEVFRVVRFKAYDFLRATNRDTSGRAYIRMGEMLARLTGTRIETNIETAGKRERGFFGLVDSAKVVEHDRRNRMVAVEVTLPYWLYRSVEAMHVLALSRDYFRLRKPLERRIYELARKHCGTQPSWLISLAVLHKKSGSASPLRNFREDVRALVQSGHLPDYLMSYDPARDMVTFYAFGPTGRVAEAKDMLAGRPHAPLVAHEKAHARKAGKRPRSANR, from the coding sequence GTGGCACGCGACGGGCTGGCCGCCCTTCTCGATCAACAGCGGAGAGCCTCCCAGGTTGGGCGGGGCGAACGCATCGGGCGTGAAAGAACGTCCCGCCTTGCGCCAGATCGTACGGCGCAGGGCGATTTTTTCGTAGCCGACATTCTGGATGCCGTCCCCAAGGGTGACATGGCCAGCATGGAGCATCCGCTATTCGCGCTGAAAGCTGGCGACAGCCGCGTTAGAACTTACGAGCGCAACGGCTTCACCGTCACCGTGAAGCCGGGTCACGACGGCTGCGCCACGATCCACGACAAGGATTTGTGGATTTACTGCGTCAGCCAGATGGTCGAGGCCAGGAACGCGGGGCAGGAAGTCTTTCGCGTCGTGCGCTTCAAGGCGTACGACTTCCTTCGTGCCACAAATCGCGACACGAGCGGCCGAGCCTATATCCGAATGGGCGAGATGCTCGCACGGCTCACCGGCACGCGGATAGAGACAAACATCGAGACGGCGGGCAAGCGCGAGCGCGGGTTTTTTGGACTTGTGGACTCGGCCAAGGTCGTCGAGCACGATCGAAGAAACCGAATGGTTGCCGTCGAGGTGACGTTGCCCTACTGGTTGTATCGGTCCGTCGAAGCCATGCACGTGTTGGCCTTGAGCCGTGACTATTTCCGCCTTCGCAAGCCGCTGGAAAGGCGCATCTACGAATTGGCGCGAAAGCACTGCGGCACACAACCGAGCTGGCTGATTTCACTGGCGGTGCTTCACAAGAAGAGCGGCAGCGCATCGCCGCTGCGCAACTTTCGCGAAGACGTGCGGGCGCTGGTTCAGTCCGGGCATTTGCCGGATTATCTGATGTCCTACGATCCGGCGCGGGACATGGTTACGTTCTACGCCTTTGGCCCGACAGGTCGGGTGGCTGAAGCCAAGGACATGCTGGCTGGACGCCCCCACGCGCCGTTGGTCGCGCATGAGAAAGCTCACGCACGGAAAGCAGGAAAGCGCCCGCGCTCCGCCAATCGCTGA
- the cas2e gene encoding type I-E CRISPR-associated endoribonuclease Cas2e, translated as MPMVVVVTRNVEARYRGFLGSAMLELAPGVYAQPRMNAGVRQRIWEVLAQWYGHLRQGSIVMTWADSLANGGLGLATLGEPPKDIVAHDGILLVRRALPAIEKKPSD; from the coding sequence ATGCCGATGGTTGTGGTCGTTACCCGCAATGTCGAGGCGCGCTACCGGGGGTTCCTGGGCTCGGCCATGCTTGAACTGGCGCCCGGCGTCTATGCGCAGCCCCGGATGAACGCCGGCGTCCGCCAGCGGATTTGGGAGGTGCTTGCCCAATGGTATGGGCACCTGCGCCAGGGCAGCATCGTTATGACCTGGGCCGACAGCCTAGCCAATGGCGGCCTTGGCCTCGCCACCCTGGGTGAACCCCCCAAGGATATCGTTGCCCACGACGGCATCCTGCTCGTCCGCCGGGCCCTGCCGGCAATCGAAAAGAAGCCCAGTGACTGA